In the Primulina eburnea isolate SZY01 unplaced genomic scaffold, ASM2296580v1 ctg739_ERROPOS11973397, whole genome shotgun sequence genome, one interval contains:
- the LOC140821896 gene encoding protein PIN-LIKES 2-like isoform X2 — protein MRSTRDDLIHSILPLLKLICLTVFGLILAHPKTQVVPKATFKLLSKLVFALFLPCVIFNHLGEAITLKNFVLWWFIPVNVILSTAIGCVLGFIVAKICRPPPEFVRFTVIMTAFGNTGNLPLAIVGSICHSSDNLFGPDCHTNGTAYVSFAQWVAVLLVYTLVYHMMEPPMEYYELVEDDVEIQEHLSTNDLSRPLFVEAEWPGMEDRETENCKTPLIAQVFGNASSISQISIPDLDSLDEIRSRPGSPKSLRCLAEPRMVRKIRIVAEKTPISHILQPPTFATLLAFLIGMIPPIKSIVYGDNAPLAFITDSLEILAGAMVPSVMLILGGMLAEGPNESRLGVRTTVGVIVARLLVLPLVGVGVVSLADRLNFLIHGDMMYRFVVLLQYSTPSAILLGAVASLRGYAIKEASALLFWQHVFAIFSLAMCAIVYFKMLLPYA, from the coding sequence ATGCGCTCCACTAGAGACGATCTCATACACTCTATTCTTCCGTTGTTGAAACTCATATGTCTCACTGTTTTTGGGTTGATTCTTGCTCACCCGAAAACTCAAGTAGTTCCAAAGGCAACTTTCAAGCTTCTTAGCAAGCTCGTGTTTGCTTTGTTCTTGCCTTGTGTGATCTTCAATCATCTCGGGGAAGCTATAACTCTCAAGAATTTCGTTCTATGGTGGTTCATACCTGTTAATGTGATTCTTAGTACTGCTATAGGCTGTGTTTTGGGCTTCATAGTGGCGAAGATATGCCGGCCTCCTCCAGAATTCGTAAGGTTTACAGTTATTATGACGGCATTTGGAAACACGGGCAACCTCCCTCTTGCTATTGTGGGGTCCATTTGCCATAGTTCCGACAATCTATTTGGTCCCGACTGTCACACGAATGGGACAGCTTATGTATCTTTTGCGCAATGGGTTGCTGTTCTTCTTGTTTATACTCTGGTTTACCACATGATGGAGCCGCCGATGGAATATTACGAGCTTGTTGAGGATGATGTTGaaattcaggaacatttatcaaCAAATGATCTAAGCCGGCCACTCTTCGTGGAAGCCGAATGGCCTGGAATGGAAGATAGAGAAACAGAGAACTGTAAAACTCCATTAATAGCACAAGTATTTGGGAATGCATCGAGcatttcccaaatttctatacCGGATCTAGATTCATTGGATGAAATACGTTCGCGTCCTGGGAGTCCAAAATCACTCAGATGCTTAGCAGAGCCACGAATGGTTAGAAAAATAAGAATTGTTGCTGAGAAAACTCCAATCTCTCACATTCTTCAGCCCCCGACATTCGCTACGTTGTTGGCTTTCCTGATTGGTATGATTCCGCCTATCAAATCTATTGTCTATGGCGATAATGCGCCACTTGCATTCATCACAGATAGTTTAGAAATATTGGCTGGAGCAATGGTGCCTTCGGTAATGCTAATTCTTGGAGGAATGCTTGCTGAGGGTCCCAACGAATCAAGACTCGGAGTTCGAACTACAGTTGGTGTTATCGTTGCAAGACTCTTGGTTCTCCCCTTAGTAGGCGTTGGGGTTGTTTCTTTGGCAGATAGACTAAATTTTTTGATCCACGGGGATATGATGTATCGGTTTGTGGTTCTGTTGCAGTACTCGACACCGAGTGCCATCTTATTGGGAGCAGTGGCTAGCTTGAGGGGTTACGCAATAAAAGAAGCTTCGGCTCTACTCTTTTGGCAACATGTCTTTGCTATCTTCTCACTGGCAATGTGCGCCATAGTTTACTTCAAGATGTTGCTTCCTTATGCTTGA
- the LOC140821896 gene encoding protein PIN-LIKES 2-like isoform X1, giving the protein MESIFVQNQNSMRSTRDDLIHSILPLLKLICLTVFGLILAHPKTQVVPKATFKLLSKLVFALFLPCVIFNHLGEAITLKNFVLWWFIPVNVILSTAIGCVLGFIVAKICRPPPEFVRFTVIMTAFGNTGNLPLAIVGSICHSSDNLFGPDCHTNGTAYVSFAQWVAVLLVYTLVYHMMEPPMEYYELVEDDVEIQEHLSTNDLSRPLFVEAEWPGMEDRETENCKTPLIAQVFGNASSISQISIPDLDSLDEIRSRPGSPKSLRCLAEPRMVRKIRIVAEKTPISHILQPPTFATLLAFLIGMIPPIKSIVYGDNAPLAFITDSLEILAGAMVPSVMLILGGMLAEGPNESRLGVRTTVGVIVARLLVLPLVGVGVVSLADRLNFLIHGDMMYRFVVLLQYSTPSAILLGAVASLRGYAIKEASALLFWQHVFAIFSLAMCAIVYFKMLLPYA; this is encoded by the coding sequence ATGGAATCTATTTTTGTCCAAAATCAGAATAGCATGCGCTCCACTAGAGACGATCTCATACACTCTATTCTTCCGTTGTTGAAACTCATATGTCTCACTGTTTTTGGGTTGATTCTTGCTCACCCGAAAACTCAAGTAGTTCCAAAGGCAACTTTCAAGCTTCTTAGCAAGCTCGTGTTTGCTTTGTTCTTGCCTTGTGTGATCTTCAATCATCTCGGGGAAGCTATAACTCTCAAGAATTTCGTTCTATGGTGGTTCATACCTGTTAATGTGATTCTTAGTACTGCTATAGGCTGTGTTTTGGGCTTCATAGTGGCGAAGATATGCCGGCCTCCTCCAGAATTCGTAAGGTTTACAGTTATTATGACGGCATTTGGAAACACGGGCAACCTCCCTCTTGCTATTGTGGGGTCCATTTGCCATAGTTCCGACAATCTATTTGGTCCCGACTGTCACACGAATGGGACAGCTTATGTATCTTTTGCGCAATGGGTTGCTGTTCTTCTTGTTTATACTCTGGTTTACCACATGATGGAGCCGCCGATGGAATATTACGAGCTTGTTGAGGATGATGTTGaaattcaggaacatttatcaaCAAATGATCTAAGCCGGCCACTCTTCGTGGAAGCCGAATGGCCTGGAATGGAAGATAGAGAAACAGAGAACTGTAAAACTCCATTAATAGCACAAGTATTTGGGAATGCATCGAGcatttcccaaatttctatacCGGATCTAGATTCATTGGATGAAATACGTTCGCGTCCTGGGAGTCCAAAATCACTCAGATGCTTAGCAGAGCCACGAATGGTTAGAAAAATAAGAATTGTTGCTGAGAAAACTCCAATCTCTCACATTCTTCAGCCCCCGACATTCGCTACGTTGTTGGCTTTCCTGATTGGTATGATTCCGCCTATCAAATCTATTGTCTATGGCGATAATGCGCCACTTGCATTCATCACAGATAGTTTAGAAATATTGGCTGGAGCAATGGTGCCTTCGGTAATGCTAATTCTTGGAGGAATGCTTGCTGAGGGTCCCAACGAATCAAGACTCGGAGTTCGAACTACAGTTGGTGTTATCGTTGCAAGACTCTTGGTTCTCCCCTTAGTAGGCGTTGGGGTTGTTTCTTTGGCAGATAGACTAAATTTTTTGATCCACGGGGATATGATGTATCGGTTTGTGGTTCTGTTGCAGTACTCGACACCGAGTGCCATCTTATTGGGAGCAGTGGCTAGCTTGAGGGGTTACGCAATAAAAGAAGCTTCGGCTCTACTCTTTTGGCAACATGTCTTTGCTATCTTCTCACTGGCAATGTGCGCCATAGTTTACTTCAAGATGTTGCTTCCTTATGCTTGA
- the LOC140821990 gene encoding uncharacterized protein, with protein sequence MAGINNSHEPSTAPQADRWYNLTLGSSLKDPRHSSKFCTLRYEFKPASIDKNQRGTLHKSKDNKVTVEFQNNQPGKPKVTFEGISEDYKENDAVLFFDGESFRLERLHRAVKRLRHNRMQGESTTAVAVAASAGLSDASSPPVGKAVKHQPMYKDVIHAMPVEIERIDIGDFKNSDTRPRQEKTVDYPASQAMPPNPSPDHKNEDDDLEEQLDIMNADEDDDDAAADRGTVDVKEYATGIDINIPIDSDDEIADVDVSDDEADKGPNAAEALRAQVNAEERKSQTSSSGDSSGSESSGSGSGSGSGSSSSDSESSDGDSVTSI encoded by the exons ATGGCAGGGATCAACAACAGTCATGAGCCCAGTACTGCGCCGCAAGCCGATCGATGGTACAATCTGACCTTGGGCTCCTCCTTGAAGGATCCTCGTCACTCCTCAAAGTTCTGCACTCTTCGCT atGAATTCAAGCCAGCTTCAATTGATAAGAACCAGCGTGGCACGTTGCATAAGAGCAAGGATAATAAAGTTACAGTTGAGTTTCAAAACAATCAACCTGGGAAACCCAAGGTGACATTTGAGGGTATAAGCGAGGATTACAAGGAAAATGATGCCGTTCTTTTCTTTGACGGTGAATCCTTCAGATTAGAGCGGTTGCACAGGGCCGTTAAGCGTTTGAGGCATAACCGGATGCAGGGTGAATCCACAACCGCTGTAGCCGTAGCTGCATCTGCTGGACTTTCTGATGCAAGTTCACCACCTGTTGGGAAAGCGGTGAAGCATCAACCGATGTATAAAGATGTCATTCATGCAATGCCA GTTGAAATTGAACGAATTGACATCGGGGACTTCAAGAACTCAG ATACAAGACCAAGGCAAGAAAAGACTGTTGATTATCCTGCATCCCAAGCAATGCCCCCAAATCCATCGCCAGACCATAAGAATGAGGATGATGACCTGGAGGAGCAGTTGGATATAATGAATGCTGATGAGGACGACGACGATGCAGCGGCTGATCGTGGCACTGTTGATGTAAAAGAGTATGCCACTGGAATTGATATCAATATTCCAATTGATTCAGATGATGAGATTGCCGATGTTGACGTCAGTGATGATGAAGCGGATAAGGGTCCAAATGCTGCTGAAGCACTGAGAGCACAGGTCAATGCGGAAGAAAGGAAAAGCCAGACTTCTAGCTCAGGTGACAGTAGCGGAAGTGAGAGCAGTGGCAGTGGAAGTGGTAGTGGGAGCGGAAGCAGCAGTAGTGACAGTGAAAGTAGTGATGGTGATTCTGTGACTTCCATTTGA
- the LOC140821745 gene encoding U-box domain-containing protein 17-like: MGSDAGSETANSSWSSSSSSAANQALLLVQSDYPDLRLQAAKEIRRLTKTSQRCRRVLSGAVEPLVHMLSCDSAESKEAALTALLNLAVKDAMNKINIVNAGALEPIICFLHSENLILQEHAAAALITLSASSVNKPIISASGAISHLVETIREGSPQVKSDAVMVLYNLSTHQKNLSLILEEQPIPSLVDVLKTCKKSSKTTEKCTALIESLVSFDEGRRALTCEEGGMLAVVEVLESGSPQSREHAVGALLTMCESDRSKYREPILKEGVIPGLLELTVQGMPKSQSKAQMLLRLLRDNPYPRSNLEPDTLENIVCDIISHIDGEDEPEKAKQMLAEMVQVSMEQSLRHLQQRASMLCTPVD; encoded by the exons ATGGGATCGGATGCTGGTTCTGAAACTGCCAATTCGTCATGGTCTTCTTCATCCTCATCCGCCGCCAATCAGGCTCTTCTCCTAGTTCAATCCGACTACCCGGATTTGAGACTGCAGGCGGCGAAGGAGATTCGAAGGTTGACGAAGACATCGCAGCGGTGCCGCCGTGTTTTATCTGGTGCAGTGGAGCCGCTTGTCCACATGCTCAGCTGTGACTCCGCCGAGTCCAAGGAGGCAGCCCTCACCGCTCTGCTGAACCTCGCCGTCAAAGATGCAAT GAACAAGATAAATATAGTCAATGCCGGAGCCTTAGAACCAATTATCTGCTTCCTTCACTCGGAGAATCTGATTTTGCAGGAACATGCAGCTGCTGCTTTGATCACTCTTTCTGCGTCATCTGTAAACAAGCCAATAATCAGCGCTTCCGGTGCCATCAGTCATCTTGTGGAAACCATAAGAGAAGGCAGTCCACAAGTTAAATCCGATGCTGTAATGGTGCTTTACAATCTATCAACTCATCAAAAAAATCTAAGTCTGATTCTTGAAGAACAACCTATTCCTTCCTTAGTTGACGTGCTAAAAACTTGCAAGAAATCTTCCAAAACAACAGAGAAGTGCACTGCTCTGATTGAATCCTTGGTGAGTTTTGATGAGGGAAGAAGGGCTTTAACATGCGAAGAAGGTGGAATGCTTGCAGTGGTCGAAGTGCTCGAGAGTGGGTCACCTCAAAGCCGGGAGCACGCGGTtggtgcgcttctgacaatgtGCGAAAGCGATCGGTCTAAGTACAGAGAGCCAATTCTGAAAGAGGGTGTCATACCAGGACTTCTTGAGCTCACCGTTCAAGGGATgcccaaatctcaatcaaaagCCCAGATGCTTTTGCGACTGCTGAGAGATAACCCTTATCCAAGATCTAATCTTGAGCCGGATACATTAGAGAATATAGTGTGCGACATCATATCACATATTGATGGGGAGGATGAACCAGAAAAGGCGAAACAGATGCTTGCTGAGATGGTGCAAGTTAGTATGGAGCAGAGCTTAAGACATTTACAACAAAGGGCCTCGATGCTTTGCACTCCCGTTGATTGA
- the LOC140822028 gene encoding polcalcin Ole e 3, with protein MADDPQDVADRERIFKRFDANGDGKVSSSELGDVLKTLGSVTNEEVQRMMAEIDTDGDGFISFEEFADFAKANRGLVKDVAKLF; from the coding sequence ATGGCAGATGATCCGCAAGACGTAGCCGATCGTGAGAGAATTTTTAAGCGTTTTGATGCCAATGGTGACGGCAAAGTCTCATCCTCCGAGCTTGGAGACGTCCTGAAAACCCTTGGATCTGTAACTAACGAGGAAGTTCAGCGCATGATGGCGGAGATCGACACCGATGGAGATGGTttcatttcttttgaagaattcgCCGATTTTGCCAAGGCGAATAGGGGGCTCGTGAAAGATGTAGCCAAGTTATTCTAG
- the LOC140821744 gene encoding GDP-L-galactose phosphorylase 2-like, with protein sequence MLTIKRVPTLVSNYQENAPLEENKSVTLGCGRNCVGRCCLPVSKLPLYKFKSAEHAIVEEDNCEFCDGGVPQMSFLNNLLLGQWEDRMSRGLFRYDVTSCESKVIRGKYGFIAQLNEGRHLRKRPTEFCIDKVIQPFDESKFNFTKVGQEEVLFRFEPSTGNKSYYCDSASASSKESSPTVITINVSPIEYGHVLLIPHVLDCMPQKIDPNSLLLALCLAREASDPSFRVGYNSLGAFATINHLHFQAYYLSVPFPLERAPTRTIVNGEGLNEDGVMVSELLDYPVRGFVFEAGCKLCALSDAIANCCFYLQNNNIPFNILISDFGHRVFLLPQCYAQKQARGEVSHELLDTQVNPAVWEMSGHIVLKRRKDFVEASEEYAWKLLSEVSLPDDQFLEVKERIIEVTSLLSQEEQQEINFESTSPKVTSHLPQDCLVLY encoded by the exons ATGTTGACTATAAAGAGGGTGCCAACTTTGGTTTCAAACTATCAAGAGAATGCGCCGTTGGAGGAGAACAAAAGCGTGACGCTGGGATGCGGCCGCAATTGCGTCGGAAGATGCTGCTTGCCGG TTTCTAAGTTACCCCTATACAAGTTCAAGAGTGCTGAGCATGCCATAGTCGAGGAAGATAATTGTGAGTTTTGTGATGGAGGAGTTCCTCAGATGTCCTTTTTAAACAATTTGTTGTTAGGACAGTGGGAGGATCGCATGAGTAGAGGACTTTTTAGGTACGATGTAACATCCTGTGAGTCAAAGGTCATTCGAGGAAAGTATGGTTTTATTGCACAGCTGAACGAGGGGCGCCATCTTAGGAAACGACCAACAGAATTTTGTATTGACAAGGTCATCCAACCCTTTGATGAGAGCAAATTTAATTTCACTAAAGTGGGGCAAGAGGAAGTGCTCTTTAGGTTTGAGCCAAGCACCGGAAACAAATCTTACTACTGTGACAGTGCCTCGGCATCTAGCAAGGAAAGTTCACCCACAGTGATTACGATAAAT GTGAGCCCAATAGAGTATGGGCACGTACTTCTGATACCCCACGTTCTTGATTGCATGCCCCAAAAAATTGACCCAAACAGCCTCCTGCTTGCTCTTTGCTTAGCTAGAGAAGCATCAGACCCCTCTTTTAGAGTGGGTTATAACAGTTTGGGTGCATTTGCCACAATCAATCACCTTCACTTTCAG GCATATTACTTATCAGTACCTTTCCCATTGGAAAGAGCACCTACTCGCACGATAGTTAATGGTGAGGGATTGAATGAAGATGGAGTGATGGTTTCTGAGCTATTGGATTATCCCGTGCGAGGTTTTGTTTTTGAAGCTGGATGTAAATTGTGTGCTTTGTCTGATGCCATTGCGAATTGTTGCTTTTACCTGCAGAATAACAACATTCCTTTCAATATACTGATTTCAGATTTTGGCCACAGGGTCTTTCTGCTACCTCAG TGTTATGCCCAGAAACAAGCACGGGGAGAAGTAAGCCATGAGCTTTTAGATACTCAAGTTAACCCGGCCGTTTGGGAAATGAGTGGGCATATTGTGCTGAAGCGTAGAAAGGATTTTGTTGAAGCATCAGAAGAATATGCATGGAAACTACTCTCTGAGGTTTCTCTACCAGATGACCAATTTCTTGAGGTGAAGGAGCGCATTATCGAGGTAACCAGTCTGCTGTCCCAAGAAGAACAACAGGAGATTAACTTTGAGTCTACTTCACCAAAAGTTACCTCACATCTTCCTCAGGATTGCCTTGTCCTGTATTGA